Genomic DNA from Aphanothece sacrum FPU1:
GTGTAACACTTAACGCTTTAATATGTCAAACGCTTACAATCATGGATTTAGATCGGTCTACAGACTTAACGCTCATATTGTTTTTGTCGTTAAATACAGAAAACAGGCTATCAGTGAACCTATACTGTCTAGACTTCAAGAAATCTTTAAAGACACTTTAAATAAATGGGATTGTGAATTACTAGAATTTAATGGCGAGTCCGACCATGTTCATTTGCTCATTGACTACAAACCCGATAAACCTTTATCTACTTTAATCGGTAA
This window encodes:
- the tnpA gene encoding IS200/IS605 family transposase — encoded protein: MSNAYNHGFRSVYRLNAHIVFVVKYRKQAISEPILSRLQEIFKDTLNKWDCELLEFNGESDHVHLLIDYKPDKPLSTLIGNLKTVSSRLIRKENPDLSKKYFYGKPYFWTGSYFVASCGGVTVEQLKNYVENQNSPKK